Within the Thermostichus lividus PCC 6715 genome, the region ATGATCGCTGACGTAGCTAAAACGCCAAAGGTTGTTGTCACTTCGACAATACAGAGCGACGGGCAAGTAGCTCATCAGGGTGTTGTAGCGCTGTTCACTTTCAGTAATAGCCGCTGTAATGGCTTGCTGCTGAGACAGTTGCCAGCGCAGCTCTGCCGTAGCTTTATTCAGCTCTTGCGTCAGAACCTGAATCAAACTCTCGGCTTCTGCAATGTCAATGGCAGCGAGAATGTTACTCTGGGTAACAATCCCCACCATTGCCCCCTGCTTATCCACAACCACCACGCGGCGGATGTGGTGTTCTTTGAGCAGATGATTCACCTGCCAAAGATTTTGATACGGCTGTACTGTCAACACCGGCTGGGACATTGCCGTGGCCACCGTTCCCTCTAGCTTGCCGCCTGAGCGGCACAGAACCTCAAAAATATCCTTTTCGGTAATAATGCCACGGGGGTAGCCATTGACAGGGTCAGGAATCACCAGACTTGTAATCCCCCGCTCAGCCATGAGTGTGGCCGCCTCCTTCAGGGAGGCCTCAGCGCTAATGGTAGCCACCTCTTTGACCATGACATCAGCAACTGGCTTAATTCGCAGCAAGTCAACGGGGCGCAAACTATTGCGGAAGGCTTGGCGGGTCAGCATCCCCTCCACACGGCCACTGTTATTGACAATAGGCAGTGCATCTACGCCCAGATGGCGAAACTTTCCCAAAACGGTCAAAGGGTGATCGAGATCACTGAGGTGGAGGCAATAGTCTTGAGGCAGCATAAGGGTTGCTGCCGTGATGCGTTCTAGATCAGTGCCTTCTCCTACAGCACGTACCACTTCCCGCTGGGTAATCAAGCCGCAAAACTGACCCTGCTCTTCGACCACTAATCCTCGTCCTTGATTGCTGCTCAACCCTGCAATAATTTCAGCCAAGGAACCCGTAGGGGCAATAGTGACGCCATGTGGCTGAACTAATGTTTGCAAACTTAGGGTTGGATTGAATCGTTCCATGCGCTATAGTCTAAGCACTAATTCTAGTGTCCCACTTAACTTAGACTTAATCAATTTCAATAATAAATTTATTAAGATTCATGACTTTCTTTAAGGATTTGCACAGCTTTCTTGAGCAGCGTCTGGAGGACGTTATTCGTGCTAACCCGCAACTTGAACTCAACCTCCTGCTCATGGAGCTAGACGATCAAGAGCGACAAACCCAAGACCTTTACCTGAAGTTGCAGCAAGAGGTGCATGAATGCGAGCAGCAAATTCTCAATCTGGTTAGCGAGATTCGTCGCTGGCGCGATCGCATTCAAACCGCAACGGCAGCTCATCGGCCTGACTTAGTGAAGGTTGCTCAGCAGCGGGAAGCCCAACTACGGCAACGGGGGCAAGAGCTTTGGACCCAGCGCCTCAATGCCCTCAACCAACTGCCGGCGACTGAACAACTGCTCGCTAAGATTCGCGATCGCCGTCAGGAATTGCAGCGTCGGGTACCTCGTGCTAGCACACCGCCTCCCTCCCCGCCACCGTTTACTGGCTCCAACTCGCCGAGTGATCCCCTAGAGGCAGAATTCCATCGCTTAGAACTCCAAACAGCCCTTGAGGAATTGAAGCGTTCGATGGGACTCTAGCTGCTGCCCATAGGGCTGAAAACGTGCTGATAGGTCTCTAGGGAAGCTTAAGGTCAACCATTGATGACGGCAAATACTGGCTAGATCGTATAAGTATTTTAGAT harbors:
- a CDS encoding TIGR04376 family protein, translating into MTFFKDLHSFLEQRLEDVIRANPQLELNLLLMELDDQERQTQDLYLKLQQEVHECEQQILNLVSEIRRWRDRIQTATAAHRPDLVKVAQQREAQLRQRGQELWTQRLNALNQLPATEQLLAKIRDRRQELQRRVPRASTPPPSPPPFTGSNSPSDPLEAEFHRLELQTALEELKRSMGL